Below is a window of Halomicrobium mukohataei DSM 12286 DNA.
GGCGAGGATCGCTCGCTCTCGACGACGAACTCGCCGTCGACCACGCGGACCGCGTGCTCACAGCCCGGCGGCTGCCAGTTGACCGGCTGCTGGCCCTCGTCGGTGTGGACCAGCGCCGCCCCGTCGGGTTTGAGCATGACGTGGCGATCGCCGGGACCCAGCGTACTCGTCGCGCGTCCGTCGTAGTCGACCCGGCAGCGGCCAAACAGCGTCACCAGCGCTCCCGCGTCGATCCCCCGCTCGACGAGGTCTCCGGCCGCGTCAAAGTCCGGGTCAGACAGCGTCTCGGTCGCGTCCCCGTGGGTCGTCACGCTCGGCCGTAGTCAGTCGGGTCGTAAAAAGGACGCGTCGTCGATCGGGTACAGCGGTGCCAGTCGCGCGAGCGTCTGCCAGAGCGCACGGCGGGCACGCTCCGGAGACAGTGCCCCGTCGTCGACGCGCTCGCCGAGTCGATCCTTGGCGGTGACCAGCGTCCGACGGAGCCGTTCCTCGTCGGCCGTCGGGCCGGCGACGGCGAGGGGCTCACCGCCGTCGAGACCGAGCGGACAGACGAGGTAGGTGCTGGTCTCGTCGGCGGGTCCGACGACGACGAGCGACTCGATCGTCGGGTCGACGGCTGCCAACACGTCGGCGGGGTCCAGCCGCCGGGCCAGCGGTCGCGGATCGACGCGTGTTCCGACGGCGTCGTCCCGGCTCGAAGCGAGATCGAACTGGTGGGCGATCCGGTCGGGAACGGGCGGGGGCCGCGAGCGGTCCCGTCGGCCACCGAACGGCGTCTCGGGCGTGATCGCAGCGGCCAGCCCCGTCCCCCGGTGTGCGTAGTGGAGACGGTAGCCGTCGCCGTCCCGGTAGGCGACCAGTGCGCGGTGTGCCATGGCGTCGCTGGGCGCGTGTTCGGTGATAAACCCGCGCCGCCGATCGTGACACTGAATGGCACAATCCTCAAGTGCGTACCCGTCGTAGTCGCACGTATGCTGGGGACCGAGTGGGTGTACGCCGCGATCGCGGGCTTGCTCTTCGCGCACCTCCTGACACTGCTGTATGCCTACCGGTCGAACCGGTCCGAGCCGGCCGCCGACAGCGTCTCCGACGCCGCGGCGGTCGAGGTGGCCGATCGAGCCGACCGGAGCGTCTGTCGGTGCCCGGAGTGTGGCACCGAGAACGACCGTGCGTACCGCTTCTGTCGGCAGTGTGTCTCCGAGCTACCGAGTGCGCGGCTCCACGTCGAGCACCCCAGCGAGCAACAACAGCCCTACTGATCGCTGTCCCGAACGTGGCGCTCGAACCGGACCCGAACTGCGGCCGCGTCAACAGACCGGGCGCGGGTCGAGACCCATGGCGTCGAGACGCCGGGCGTAGTCCTCGTACGCGACGGCGATCGTCTCGGCAGCCGCCCGCTGGGCGCGATCCGGTTGGGCTCCGAGTTCGACCACCAGCGCCGCCCCGTCGTCGGCGTCCTCGCCGTAGGACGACCGGACGGTGCGACACGCGTCGGCCGTGGCGTCGTCGCCCTCGTTGACGAAGAAGTTGATCGCCTGGAGGGCCGTCCGATCACCGACGAGACCGGTCGCGACCAGCGCACCCGCCCGCTCGGCGTCGGCCCCGAGCCCTCGCAGGTGCTCGACGACCGGCCACGCCGTCTCCGTCGGCGACTCGTCGAGTTCGGCCGAGAGAGTCCCGTGTCGCGTTGCCGCGCGCTCGCTGGCCCGTTCGAAGGCGTCGGCCGCCGGGCCGTCTGTCTCGCCGGCCCACGCGTCGAAGACCGCTCGGCGACCCGCCTCGCGTCCGGACAGCGTCGCGCGGACGGCGGCGGGTTCGAGAGTCGCGTCCGTCGCCGCGAGCAGTACCTTCTCCGAACCGAGCCGGTCGAGTTTGGTCGCGCTGTCCGCACGGACCCGCTCGACGAACGTGTCGGCGTCCATACCGGAACGACGCGTCGACACACCTTAACGTCCGGGCCCGATCGTGACACCGCTTATGGCTCCCGGGGCCGTACGGACGGCTATGTCCGAGTCCTATCCCGACCCGCCGGTCGAGCCGGCGACGATCACCCCGGAGACGCTGGCCGGACGGCTGGCCGACGGTGAGAGGGTTCGGTTGCTCGACGTGCGCGACCGCGACGAGTACGAGCGATGGCACATCGCCGGGCCGTCGGTGACGGCGACACAGCACTCGTTCGCAAAGGCCCTGCAGGCACAGGTCCGAGGGTCGGTCGACGAGCTGGCCGCACAGGTCGCGGGCGAGGGGCCGATCACGGTCGTCTGTGCCCGGGGGGAGGCGAGTGCCTACGTCGCCGGACTGCTGACGGAGGCCGGCGTCGACGCGCACAACCTCGCGGGCGGGATGGACGGCTGGGCCCGCGTGTACGAGGCACACGAACTCGACGCGGACGAGGCGACGATCGTCCAGTACCAGCGACCGGCCTCGGGCTGTCTGGGCTATCAGATCGTCGCGGACGGCGTGGCGGCCGTCGTCGATCCGCTGCGCGCGTTCGCAGATCGGTACGCCGCGGACGCGACGCGATTAGACGCGACGATCGAGTACGTGATCGACACTCACGTCCACGCCGACCACGTCAGCGGCCTGCGGTCGGTCGCGGCGGCGACTGGCGGCGAGGCGCTGGTGCCGGCGCGGGCTCACGAGCGCGGCGTCGTCGGGACCGTCGGGACGCTGGCCGACGGCGAGACGCGCAGCCTGGGGGAGACGACGCTCCGGGCGGTCGCGCTGCCGGGTCACACGACGGGGATGACCGGCGTCGCGGTCGGCGACGTGCTGCTGACCGGCGACAGCCTCTTTCTGGAGAGCGTCGCCCGCCCGGACCTCGAAGCGAGCGACGACGCGGCGGCGTTCGCCCGAGAACTGTACGCGACGCTGACCGAACGGCTGGACGCGTTCGACGACGAGACCCTGATCGCGCCGGGCCACGTCGGCGAGCGAACGGTGCGAAACGACGACGGCAGCTACGCGGCGACGCTGGGCCAGCTCCGAGAACGGCTGTGGGCCTTCGCGGTCGACGAGGCGACGTTCGTCGAGCGCGTCACGGAGAACGTCCCGCCGCGCCCGGCCAACGCCGAGGCGATCGTCGCAGCCAACCTCGGCCGACGGACGCCGAGCGACGACGACGCCTTCGAGTGGGAACTGGGACCGAACAACTGCGCCGCGACGGCGGAGTGATACGGATTATTGTAGCGATTTACCGGTGATCGTCGCCACGGAGTAGACGATCACCGGTAAGCAACTACAATAAACCGTATGAGACGGGTCGTCGCCGGTCCGCACCGGGTCGATCCCACGGCGATGTGCGGTCGCCCGGGAGAACGCTGACGATAGCCGTATAGTAGGGGCTACAGCGAGAAGCGACGCCGGATCACGTCGACGAGTGACTCCTCGTCGGTGGGTTCGTGCTCGCCGACGACGCCGGACTGGGGCGAGAAGACCGTCCGCTCGCCGTCCCGTGTCACCTCGATGAGCGCGTCCGCCTTCAGTTCGGCGAGGGCGTCCTCCAGGTGGTCGATGTCGGCGTCGACCCGCGACCGGAGTTCGAAGACGGTCATCCCGTCCTCGGGGCGATCTCCGAGGGCATCCAGCACTGCGACCTGCGTGTCGGGACGGTCGCGGTACTCCGGTTTCGCTCTCATACCGGGAGATAGTCGTGGAACCCCCTTGTGTTTGTCCCCGAGCGAGAGAGACCGGCGGTCGGCTCGCGGTCGTCCCAAGCAGTAGGCTTATCACTCGGAGCGGGCCATGTCGTGACAATGAGTCTCAAATGCTCCGTGCTTGGGCACGCGTACGGAGAAACGACTGTCGAGCGCGACCGCGAAGAGCAGGGTAGCGAAGTCGTCATCACGATCCGAGAGGTCGAAACCTGCGAGCGGTGTGGCACCGAGCGCGTCGTCTCCGAGAACAAGGAGGTCACGGCGATCGAAACACCCGACGACACCGAGACGGCAGCGTCGGAGGGCGAAGCGGCGACGACGGACGCCGAAAGCGAGTCCGAGTCCGACACTGCCCGAGAGGAGCCGTCGGACGAGGAGGACGACGTGGAGGACGACGACACCGAGGACGTTCCGGCGGCGGGCGAGGAGCTGTCGGCCTCGGAGATCGTCGGCGGCGAGGAGACGCCGTCGACACCCGAGGCCGAGGCCGAGCCCGATACCGGCGCGGAGATCATCGACGCCGAATCCGACGAGCCGGTGTCCGAAGAGGCCGTCGACGAGGAACTGGCCGACCCCACGGTCGACCCCGAGATCGACGAGCAGGACGGCGACGAGCAACTGGGCGGCGGAGCCCCCGCCGTCGATACCGAGGAGATCGACGCGGACGACCCCGACGCCGACGACGCCATGATCATCGACGAGGACGACGACGATCCCGTCGAGCAGGGGGACCGCCAGCCCGGCGAGTGGCCCGAAGAGCCCGACACGGGCGACGACGAGTGGCAGCCCGATACGATCGGGACGATCGACGAGGACGACGAAGAGCAGGCCACGGAGACGACGACGCTGACGGTCCCCGACGGCCAGTTCCGCTGTCCGGAGTGTGACTTTACGACGCTGGTCGAGTCCTCGTCGCTGCGGCGTGGCGACTTCTGTCCGGAGTGTCACCGCGGCACACTCGTCCACGAGCCAGAAGACGAAACGCGAAAAGAGTAAGGCAGGGCCAGCACAAATCGACTTCTATGCGAGAGTACAAGATGCGACGCGGCGAGCACCTCGAAGATCGGGTTCCCGACATGGAGGCGTTCGTCGAGGACTACTTCGGCGAGATCACCGACACACAAGAGCGCAAGGGGAGCGACCTGCTGGTCGTCGACGACCCCGACAATCCGGTCTTCGAGCGCGTCGTCGCCGGCACCGTCGAGTACAGCGGCAAGAAGGACAAGCTCGCGCTCCACATCGACGAGCGCGACGCCGAGGACGTCATCGCCGAGGGCAACGCCGACGCGGCACAGGAGGCCGTCACGGCCAAGAACGACTTTCTCGAAGAGGCGACCGGCCGCGACGCCAAGGCCCGCCGAGACTCGATGAAGCGCTCCGTCGAAGACGACGCCGACAAGCCCGACAGCGTCTGAGGATCTTCTCAGCTCGTCGCACTCTATCGATCGCGGGCAGCCGCGCCCGCGGCGTTCAGATGAGAAACAGAGATGAGAGTGATTACGCCGCCCGTCAGGTTCAAGTAGACCCGTGACAAAGCGTACCATACGCCACGCCTGGAGGCGGTCGAGAAGTATCCGGGTCACAGCGCACGGTGCGCGTGCGTGGCCGACTGGCGCGGGTAGGGCCAGTCCGCCACGGCCCTGTCATAGTTTGGGGCGTCCCCGTCGATCGACGGGGGCGCTCTTTCTCGTCGCTCCCGAGCCCCTGCCGTGGCCTCCGAGCAGATCACTCGGTGAGCCCGTACCCCCGTTTGAACAGCGCGAGGTCGACGGCGAGGACGGCGACGGCGGCCCCGGTGAGCACGAGCAGCGAGGTCGTGGGCTCGATCTCGGTGACGCCGATCATACCGTACCGGACGCCGTTGACCATGTACACCATCGGGTTGAACAGCGAGACGGTCCGCCACAGCGGCGGGAGCACCTCCAGCGAGTAAAACACCGCGCCGAAGAACACGAGCGGCCGGAGGATGAACTGGTTCATCACCGTCAGGTAGTCGAAGTCGCTGGCCCACAGCCCGCCGATCACGCCGAGTCCGCCAAACAGCGTGGTGATGACCAGGACGAACGCGATCAGGTACAGCGGGTGAGCCACCGAGACCGACGTAAAGACCAGCCCGACGCCGACGATCAACAGCGAGGTGACGATCCCGCGCAGTGCGCTGGCCGAGACGTAGGCGGCGACGACGCTGCGATGGGACATCGGCGAGGTCGTGACGGCCTGGATGTACTCGTTCCAGCGGCCGTGGAAGATCGTGAACGACGCGTTCTCGAAGCTGTCCGAGATCGCGCCGAGGACGACCAGGCCCGGCAGGACGAACTGGATGTAGCTGACGCCCGCGATCTCGCCGATCCGGCTGCCGAGGATGACCCCGAAGACGGCGAAGTACAGCGCGTTCGTGATGATCGGCGGCAGGAAAGTGTTGTACGGCCGCCTGACGAAGCGAAGCACCTCCCGACGCACGAGCGTCAGGAGTTGCGTGGCGGTTCGGTTCACGCGTCGACCTCCATCTCGACCTCGGTGTCGCCGCCGTGGTCCGCCCGCGTCATGTCGACGAACACCTCTTCGAGGGAGGCCCGCCGTACGTCCAGCGACGTGACGGTGTGGCCCGCCGCTTCCAGTTCACGCATGATCGCCGGGGCGAGAGAGCTCCCGCCGGCCGCAGAGACGAGCAGCGTCTCGTCCTCCATGCGGGCGTCTCGCGCGCCCTCGACCGAGAGAGTGGGGGCGGTCGCGGGCGGCGATTCGAGGCCGATCTCGACCGTGTCGGTGCCCCGTTCCATCAGCTCGTCGGGGGTCGCGACCTCGACCTTCCGGCCGTCGTCGACGATCGCCACCCGGTCACAGAGGCGCTCTGCCTCCTCGATGTAGTGGGTCGTCAGCAGGATCGTCGTCCCGCCGTCGTTCATGCGGTTGATGATCTCCCAGAGGTCGTGGCGCAGCTGTACGTCGACGCCCGCCGTCGGCTCGTCGAGGATCAGCAGGTCGGGGTTCGACACCAGCGCGCGGGCGAGCATGAACCGTCGTTTCATCCCGCCGGAGAGCCAGTCGAAACGAGTGTCGCGTTTGTCCCAGATGCCGACGGTCTTCAGGGCGTCCTCGGCCCGCTCCTCGGCCTCGGCCTCGGGGACGCCGTGGTAGCCCGCCTTGTGCTCTAAGACCTCGTGGATGGGGAAAAAGCGGTCGACGTTGTACTCCTGGGGCGCGAGCCCGATGGCGTCGCGCGCCTCGCGGTAGTCGTCCTCGACGTCGTGGCCGAAGACCGTCGCCTCGCCGCCGTCGGCGTCGACCAGTCCGACGAGCGTGTTGATGAACGTCGTCTTCCCGGCACCGTTGGGCCCGAGCAAGCCGAAGAACTCCCCGGACTCGACCGTCAGCGAGAGTCCGGCAAGCGCCTGCACGTCACCGTAGCGTTTCGTCAACTCGCGGGTGCGAATTGCGGGTGCAGTCATTACCGTTTCCAGTCGTTCGAGGCGGTTAAGGGGCGTGAAACGCTCGGTGGCGTAGATCGTACGCGACAGAACGGCGGCGAAAGGAAAGAGAGCGGTGCGAGCCTACTGACCCAGGCGTTCGCGACTGATCGCGACGCCGGCCGGCGTGATGATGAGCTGGTCGTCGTCTTTCTGGACGATGTCGCCCCCGACCTCGTTGACGACCCGTTTGAGTTCGTCGGTGATGTGTTCCATCGTACGGTCCTGCGTGCTGTGGCGCGTGATGTCGGCCACGACGATGTCGCCGTCGTAGACGGCGTCTTTGATCTCGACGACGTCCTGTTTCTCGCCGATGCGTGCGATTCGGACCTGTCGGTCGACCTCGACCGCGTCGTCGAGGTCGTCGGCAGACAGTTCGACGTAGTCCTCGGTGGCCCGCGAAGAGCCCGACTCGCCCAGTATCTTGCTCATCAGTCCCATACCCACTGTGGGGGTCGCCGGTGGTTTAGGCTTTACGTCAGACGGAACGACTCGACCACCCGACTGTCGCCCGACCGCTTTTGCCGTTCGCGACCAACAGGGGCCTGTGACCTTCAGCATCTGCGTCCGCGAAGAGTACACGGACGAGGAGGGCGACGAACAGACCCGCTTTGGCGTCGCGGTGACGACCCGACTGGCCGCGGTCGGGACGCTGTGTCCGTTCGTCAGCGAGAACGGTGCAGTCGCGACACAGAGCCGCGTCAACGTCGACCTCGGGCGACGCGGGATCGACTACGTCGATGACGGGCTGGCCGTCGAAGATGCCTTGCAGTCGCTGCTCGACGCGGACGACGGCAAGGCAGAGCGACAGCTTCACGGCGTCGACGCCGACGGGGAGTTCGCCTTCTCCGGCGGGGAGTGTGGCGAGTGGTTCGGTCACGAGGTCGGCGACGACTACACCGTCGCGGGGAATCTGCTGACCGGTGCCGACGTGCTCACAGCCACCGCCACGGCCTACGAGGAGGGGCGCGACGGCGACGCACCGCTGGCCGAGCGGCTGATCGACGCGCTCGAAGCGGGCCACGCGGCCGGGGGCGACAAGCGTACGGAGCTAGAGGTCCAGAGCGCGGCCCTGCTGGTCGCGACGACCGAGGACCGGCCCGCGGACCCCTACTACGACGACCTGCGAGTCGACGCGACCGAGACGCCGATCGAAGACCTGCGCGAGACGTACGAACTGGCCAGAGAGAGCTACGAGCAGGCGCTGGCGAGAGCAGCGGAGAGGGCGGACGACGAGGACGAGCGTTCCGGCGAGGAGCCGGACGGCGGCGAGTCGTGATCGGTGGCGGAACGGCCGGATGGGCGATCGGACGGCGGCGTCACGCCGACTCGGCGGCCTCGTAGGTGACCTTGACCTGTGCCGTCACCGTGACCGGTCCGCTGTCGATGTCGGTGCTGGCACCGTCTCCGGCCGCGGTCGCCGTCGCTTCGGCGGCGTAGGGCCGGTAGCCCCGGTCGACGGTCGTGACGGTCTCGACGCCCTCGATCGTCAGGTCCGCCCGCTCGGCGATCGTCGTCGCCTTCGTCTCGGCGCGGTCCATCGCGCCCTCCAGGGCCTGTTCTTCGAGTTCGTTACGGCGGTCGGCCGACAGCGTGAACTCGACGTTGTCGACGTCGTTGGCACCGTTCGCGACGGCCGTGTCGATCACGGAACCGGCCTTGCTGGTGTCGTTGATGGTAATCTCGAAGGACTGGCGGGCGACGTATCGGGGCTCGGGGTCCTCCGTTTCGGAGGGCGGGCGGCGGTAGTCCTGCCCGATGTCGTACCCGTTGGTCCGCACCTGTGCGCCCTCGATGTCGGCGAGGGCGTCTCGAAGCTGGGTGACGTTGTCGGCGAGTTGCTGTCGAGCGGTCGCGGCGTCGCCGGCACGCGTCTCGACGCCGACGCGCACGACGGCCTGGTCGGGCTGGGCGCTGACCGCGCCGGTCGCGCCCACGTCGACGGTTCGGTTGTCGGTGGCAGCTGTCTGTGCGCTGTCGCCGGCACCGAGCGCGCCCGTACAGCCACTGAGGAGTACGAGCGTCGCCAGCACGGCGACCGCGGGGAGTGAACGTCGCATACACGGTCACCGACGACCCCCATCTTCAAAGCCCTCGGGGACGGTCAAAACCCAGTTTGAACGATCAGCCGGCCTGATCGACGGTCACGAAACGGATCTCCGTCGTCACGTCGCGGTCCGCGATCCGGTCGGCCACCGCGTCGATGTCGTCTGCGAGCGTCGGGAACGTCTCGCCGGGCGGGACGCCGACCGTGACGACGACGCGGGTCGGCTGCTGGAACACCGCGGTGTTGGTCTGCTGGACTTCGATCTCCAGCATCGTCGCGCCGGCCTCGGCGACGATCTCGCCGGCCTCGGATCGGATCTGTTCTTCGGTGCTGGCCCGTTCGAACGTATCGAGCGTGACGCCGCCGAGAAACGCCGAGAGGACCAGGATGGAGACGACGAGAACGCCGATCCGGGAGGCCGTGGCGCTCTTTGCCTCGTCGGTCCGGAACCACTGGCTCGGCTGGTACCCCTTGTACCACAACACGACGAGCGCCGCGAGGTTGATCGAGAGGACGTTGACGGCGAGCAACACCGCAGAGCCAAGCGAGACCAGGGGTTGGCCCCACGCCATGCCGATGCCGACCGTCGCAGCCGGCGGGATCAGCGCGACGGCGATCATCACGCCCACCAGCGCGGTCGAGACACCAGACGAGAGACTGACGACGCCCGCGACCCCCGCACCCAGCGCGACCACCAGCGAGAG
It encodes the following:
- a CDS encoding DUF6735 family protein, which codes for MAHRALVAYRDGDGYRLHYAHRGTGLAAAITPETPFGGRRDRSRPPPVPDRIAHQFDLASSRDDAVGTRVDPRPLARRLDPADVLAAVDPTIESLVVVGPADETSTYLVCPLGLDGGEPLAVAGPTADEERLRRTLVTAKDRLGERVDDGALSPERARRALWQTLARLAPLYPIDDASFLRPD
- a CDS encoding DUF7577 domain-containing protein, whose protein sequence is MLGTEWVYAAIAGLLFAHLLTLLYAYRSNRSEPAADSVSDAAAVEVADRADRSVCRCPECGTENDRAYRFCRQCVSELPSARLHVEHPSEQQQPY
- a CDS encoding MBL fold metallo-hydrolase; amino-acid sequence: MSESYPDPPVEPATITPETLAGRLADGERVRLLDVRDRDEYERWHIAGPSVTATQHSFAKALQAQVRGSVDELAAQVAGEGPITVVCARGEASAYVAGLLTEAGVDAHNLAGGMDGWARVYEAHELDADEATIVQYQRPASGCLGYQIVADGVAAVVDPLRAFADRYAADATRLDATIEYVIDTHVHADHVSGLRSVAAATGGEALVPARAHERGVVGTVGTLADGETRSLGETTLRAVALPGHTTGMTGVAVGDVLLTGDSLFLESVARPDLEASDDAAAFARELYATLTERLDAFDDETLIAPGHVGERTVRNDDGSYAATLGQLRERLWAFAVDEATFVERVTENVPPRPANAEAIVAANLGRRTPSDDDAFEWELGPNNCAATAE
- a CDS encoding DUF6432 family protein translates to MRAKPEYRDRPDTQVAVLDALGDRPEDGMTVFELRSRVDADIDHLEDALAELKADALIEVTRDGERTVFSPQSGVVGEHEPTDEESLVDVIRRRFSL
- a CDS encoding DUF7093 family protein, whose translation is MSLKCSVLGHAYGETTVERDREEQGSEVVITIREVETCERCGTERVVSENKEVTAIETPDDTETAASEGEAATTDAESESESDTAREEPSDEEDDVEDDDTEDVPAAGEELSASEIVGGEETPSTPEAEAEPDTGAEIIDAESDEPVSEEAVDEELADPTVDPEIDEQDGDEQLGGGAPAVDTEEIDADDPDADDAMIIDEDDDDPVEQGDRQPGEWPEEPDTGDDEWQPDTIGTIDEDDEEQATETTTLTVPDGQFRCPECDFTTLVESSSLRRGDFCPECHRGTLVHEPEDETRKE
- a CDS encoding DUF5611 family protein, which produces MREYKMRRGEHLEDRVPDMEAFVEDYFGEITDTQERKGSDLLVVDDPDNPVFERVVAGTVEYSGKKDKLALHIDERDAEDVIAEGNADAAQEAVTAKNDFLEEATGRDAKARRDSMKRSVEDDADKPDSV
- a CDS encoding ABC transporter permease, with protein sequence MNRTATQLLTLVRREVLRFVRRPYNTFLPPIITNALYFAVFGVILGSRIGEIAGVSYIQFVLPGLVVLGAISDSFENASFTIFHGRWNEYIQAVTTSPMSHRSVVAAYVSASALRGIVTSLLIVGVGLVFTSVSVAHPLYLIAFVLVITTLFGGLGVIGGLWASDFDYLTVMNQFILRPLVFFGAVFYSLEVLPPLWRTVSLFNPMVYMVNGVRYGMIGVTEIEPTTSLLVLTGAAVAVLAVDLALFKRGYGLTE
- a CDS encoding ABC transporter ATP-binding protein, which produces MTAPAIRTRELTKRYGDVQALAGLSLTVESGEFFGLLGPNGAGKTTFINTLVGLVDADGGEATVFGHDVEDDYREARDAIGLAPQEYNVDRFFPIHEVLEHKAGYHGVPEAEAEERAEDALKTVGIWDKRDTRFDWLSGGMKRRFMLARALVSNPDLLILDEPTAGVDVQLRHDLWEIINRMNDGGTTILLTTHYIEEAERLCDRVAIVDDGRKVEVATPDELMERGTDTVEIGLESPPATAPTLSVEGARDARMEDETLLVSAAGGSSLAPAIMRELEAAGHTVTSLDVRRASLEEVFVDMTRADHGGDTEVEMEVDA
- a CDS encoding cell division protein SepF gives rise to the protein MGLMSKILGESGSSRATEDYVELSADDLDDAVEVDRQVRIARIGEKQDVVEIKDAVYDGDIVVADITRHSTQDRTMEHITDELKRVVNEVGGDIVQKDDDQLIITPAGVAISRERLGQ
- a CDS encoding DUF1028 domain-containing protein translates to MTFSICVREEYTDEEGDEQTRFGVAVTTRLAAVGTLCPFVSENGAVATQSRVNVDLGRRGIDYVDDGLAVEDALQSLLDADDGKAERQLHGVDADGEFAFSGGECGEWFGHEVGDDYTVAGNLLTGADVLTATATAYEEGRDGDAPLAERLIDALEAGHAAGGDKRTELEVQSAALLVATTEDRPADPYYDDLRVDATETPIEDLRETYELARESYEQALARAAERADDEDERSGEEPDGGES
- a CDS encoding SIMPL domain-containing protein, yielding MRRSLPAVAVLATLVLLSGCTGALGAGDSAQTAATDNRTVDVGATGAVSAQPDQAVVRVGVETRAGDAATARQQLADNVTQLRDALADIEGAQVRTNGYDIGQDYRRPPSETEDPEPRYVARQSFEITINDTSKAGSVIDTAVANGANDVDNVEFTLSADRRNELEEQALEGAMDRAETKATTIAERADLTIEGVETVTTVDRGYRPYAAEATATAAGDGASTDIDSGPVTVTAQVKVTYEAAESA